A region from the Dehalococcoidales bacterium genome encodes:
- a CDS encoding lipocalin-like domain-containing protein translates to MKRELILRFFALLAVTILALTSFGFGGCNGKNAGSEDKKINIIEALSDSSTEGYSIANRVIDFSFPKDHAPHENFRNEWWYFTGNIYDEAGNRFGYQLTFFRISLTPFAIERPSEWGTNQIYMAHFTISDIKNKQFYAFEKFNRDALGLAGFSEEPFRMNVENWYMLGTAEEFFPCRLYASENGITLSLDVTPLKDVVFEGDNGLSYKSIDKTSASYYYSITRLASSGYIEIDGIKYNVSGNSWLDREWSTSTLSDEQGGWDWFSLQLNDDTEIVYFQLRYKDGSVYPYNEGLIVNKDGTTVKLETNDIALTVLDTWKSPTGVVYPLKWQAEVKPLGKTLIVEAAFNGQELDLSTRYWEGAINIYDSQNSGEIIGTGYLEMTGYE, encoded by the coding sequence ATGAAACGTGAATTAATTCTAAGATTTTTTGCCCTCTTAGCTGTAACGATACTGGCATTAACATCCTTCGGATTTGGCGGATGCAACGGTAAAAATGCTGGTTCCGAAGATAAAAAAATCAATATCATCGAGGCGCTTAGCGACAGCTCAACGGAAGGTTACAGCATCGCAAACAGGGTTATTGATTTCTCTTTTCCCAAAGACCACGCACCGCACGAGAATTTCCGCAATGAATGGTGGTATTTTACCGGTAATATCTACGATGAAGCGGGTAACAGGTTCGGCTATCAACTAACTTTTTTCCGCATCTCGCTAACCCCCTTTGCAATCGAGAGACCATCCGAATGGGGAACCAATCAAATCTATATGGCACATTTTACAATATCCGATATCAAAAACAAGCAGTTTTACGCCTTTGAAAAATTCAACCGCGATGCCTTAGGGCTGGCCGGCTTTAGCGAAGAACCGTTTAGAATGAACGTCGAAAACTGGTATATGCTTGGCACCGCCGAAGAGTTCTTCCCGTGCCGTTTATATGCCTCCGAAAACGGTATCACACTTTCTCTGGATGTAACGCCTTTAAAAGATGTTGTTTTTGAAGGCGATAACGGGTTAAGTTACAAGAGTATCGATAAAACCAGCGCCTCCTATTACTATTCGATTACACGCTTGGCAAGCAGCGGTTACATTGAAATCGACGGGATAAAATACAACGTCAGCGGTAACAGCTGGCTGGACCGGGAATGGAGTACAAGCACCCTAAGCGATGAACAGGGCGGCTGGGATTGGTTTTCGTTACAACTAAACGATGATACCGAAATCGTTTATTTCCAACTGAGATACAAAGACGGCAGTGTTTACCCCTATAACGAGGGTTTAATTGTAAATAAAGACGGCACTACCGTTAAACTTGAAACAAATGATATTGCCTTAACCGTACTTGATACTTGGAAAAGCCCAACCGGTGTTGTCTATCCCTTAAAGTGGCAGGCAGAAGTAAAACCGCTCGGCAAAACACTAATCGTTGAAGCAGCATTTAACGGGCAGGAACTGGACCTTAGCACACGCTACTGGGAAGGGGCAATCAATATCTACGACTCGCAAAACAGTGGAGAGATAATCGGCACCGGCTATCTGGAAATGACCGGTTACGAATAA